A window of Castanea sativa cultivar Marrone di Chiusa Pesio chromosome 1, ASM4071231v1 contains these coding sequences:
- the LOC142614842 gene encoding rRNA biogenesis protein RRP36-like isoform X1 codes for MGRIGSIKSQIKKRNPSRQTRIDHAYKLLCEGNLLPFKSKKLRKQLAKSNDAEIVDELKKNISWIDKQLKSESVQHTDAAILAEHKKKQREAAKKGKQPFYLSKIIVILLSPPLSL; via the exons ATGGGTCGCATTGGGTCTATAAAAAGccaaatcaagaaaagaaatcCGAGCAGGCAAACAAGAATAG atCATGCCTATAAGCTCTTATGCGAAGGAAACCTTCTCCCTTTTAAGAGCAAG AAACTGCGGAAGCAATTAGCAAAATCAAATGATGCAGAAATCGTTGAtgaattaaagaaaaacatCTCTTGGATT GATAAGCAGTTGAAGTCTGAGTCAGTTCAGCATACTGATGCAGCAATTCTGGCTGAGCAtaagaagaaacaaagagaagCAGCAAAGAAAGGGAAACAACCATTTTATCTCTCAAAAATTATAGTCATCCTTCTATCTCCACCTCTCtctctataa
- the LOC142614842 gene encoding rRNA biogenesis protein RRP36-like isoform X2, translated as MPISSYAKETFSLLRARFRSKYNFMFKKYLPDEIKKLRKQLAKSNDAEIVDELKKNISWIDKQLKSESVQHTDAAILAEHKKKQREAAKKGKQPFYLSKIIVILLSPPLSL; from the exons ATGCCTATAAGCTCTTATGCGAAGGAAACCTTCTCCCTTTTAAGAGCAAG GTTTAGgagcaaatataattttatgtttaaGAAATATCTTCCTGATGAAATAAag AAACTGCGGAAGCAATTAGCAAAATCAAATGATGCAGAAATCGTTGAtgaattaaagaaaaacatCTCTTGGATT GATAAGCAGTTGAAGTCTGAGTCAGTTCAGCATACTGATGCAGCAATTCTGGCTGAGCAtaagaagaaacaaagagaagCAGCAAAGAAAGGGAAACAACCATTTTATCTCTCAAAAATTATAGTCATCCTTCTATCTCCACCTCTCtctctataa